One window of Paenibacillus sp. FSL K6-3182 genomic DNA carries:
- a CDS encoding glycoside hydrolase family 32 protein: MTNTNTRQDSRQSEHEEALKIAEEAVQAGAARAAQDPFRLRYHLMAPSGWMNDPNGLIHFKGEYHAFYQHFPFGDYQGPMYWGHAVSRDLVWWEHRPVALAPTEPYEFGSSEGGCGCWSGSAVEHEGQLVLFYTAHVDGRTPEEVQTMATSEDGIRFVKHPVPVIQGSPDGECFGFRDPKVWKHEERWYMVIGSGKNGRGRALLYESPNILDWSYRGVAAESDGTQGDMWECPDLFPLGGKYVLIVSPMNMDGVKNLYMIGEMDFAAGRFIPESSGIIDDGPDFYAAQTMLDSNGRRILIAWMDMWGSRLIKTGRAWYGAMTLARELQMTEDGRLASRPVEELASLRGQEISKLDNGLHLQPGEERIWLLPPAFEWQADIDLSATEAQELRILISGACEDLSDAESVKTSRSVTDQITKIRWLAAQRRIELNRNEAGIGDPGVYVSDLPASAATRLSLRLFSDNSSIELFVNDGDRVLTSRIYPLASGRRLEIQAVGGTIVFEAMRLWTMDGLEVK; encoded by the coding sequence ATGACAAACACGAACACGAGGCAAGACAGCCGCCAATCCGAGCATGAGGAGGCGCTTAAGATAGCGGAGGAAGCGGTACAGGCCGGAGCCGCTCGGGCGGCGCAAGATCCGTTCCGCCTGCGCTATCACCTGATGGCGCCGTCGGGCTGGATGAACGATCCGAACGGACTTATTCATTTTAAAGGCGAGTACCATGCCTTCTATCAACATTTCCCATTCGGTGATTATCAAGGCCCGATGTACTGGGGACATGCGGTCAGCCGGGACTTGGTGTGGTGGGAGCATCGCCCGGTTGCCCTTGCACCGACGGAGCCCTACGAGTTCGGTTCGTCTGAAGGCGGCTGCGGCTGTTGGTCGGGCAGTGCGGTGGAGCACGAGGGACAATTGGTGCTTTTCTATACCGCACACGTCGATGGGCGTACCCCGGAGGAAGTGCAGACTATGGCGACGAGCGAGGATGGAATCCGCTTCGTTAAGCATCCGGTGCCCGTCATTCAAGGCAGTCCGGACGGTGAATGCTTCGGCTTTCGCGACCCGAAGGTGTGGAAGCATGAAGAGCGCTGGTATATGGTCATTGGCTCAGGTAAAAACGGTCGCGGCCGCGCCCTCCTATACGAGTCTCCCAACATTTTGGATTGGTCGTACCGGGGTGTCGCGGCGGAGAGCGACGGGACGCAGGGAGATATGTGGGAATGCCCGGATTTGTTCCCGCTAGGAGGCAAGTACGTCCTAATCGTTTCACCGATGAACATGGACGGCGTCAAAAATCTCTACATGATCGGTGAGATGGACTTCGCTGCAGGTCGTTTTATCCCCGAGAGCAGCGGCATCATCGATGACGGACCGGACTTCTATGCCGCGCAAACGATGTTGGACAGCAACGGACGCCGCATCCTGATCGCTTGGATGGACATGTGGGGATCGCGACTCATTAAGACGGGACGCGCCTGGTATGGGGCTATGACGCTTGCCCGAGAGCTTCAGATGACCGAAGATGGGCGTCTGGCCTCGAGGCCAGTAGAGGAACTAGCTTCTCTTCGAGGACAAGAGATTTCGAAATTAGACAACGGACTCCATCTGCAGCCTGGCGAAGAACGAATCTGGTTGCTGCCGCCGGCCTTTGAATGGCAAGCCGATATTGATTTGTCTGCAACAGAGGCGCAGGAGCTTCGGATCTTAATTAGTGGAGCATGCGAGGATTTATCCGACGCTGAGTCCGTAAAGACTTCGCGGTCCGTCACAGACCAAATCACTAAGATCCGCTGGCTGGCTGCGCAGCGCCGCATCGAATTGAACCGCAATGAGGCGGGAATTGGCGATCCCGGCGTGTACGTATCCGACCTTCCGGCTTCTGCCGCCACTCGCCTGAGTCTCCGTCTGTTCTCAGACAATTCATCCATAGAGTTGTTTGTCAACGATGGCGATCGAGTGTTGACAAGCCGCATTTATCCTCTGGCTTCAGGACGCAGACTGGAGATTCAGGCGGTGGGAGGAACCATTGTTTTCGAAGCCATGCGGCTCTGGACTATGGATGGACTGGAGGTTAAGTAA
- a CDS encoding sugar ABC transporter permease, with protein MAHTELAPSISKRCKGNPFGRALRQEERTAWLFILPALAALLLFVFYPMVQAFFISFQNYNMVGGSRSFNGIDNYRTLMNDSEFLASLRHSLFFAVIVIPVQTAISLGLALMIQRAGRFTSLFRTAYFIPVVISTSVAATVFKLIYNKDFGILNQLLKSMGLPLTNFLSNPDTAMYGIIILGIWKASGFFMIIFLAGLNNISQDLYEAARVDGASRAQQFFRITLPMLNRTMAFVVIMTTIDAIKLGGIVFVLTNGGPNGSTQTVVYYIWKTAFQQMQMGYGTAAAFALFAIVLIISLAQMTYFNKKADY; from the coding sequence ATGGCACACACCGAGCTGGCTCCATCGATATCCAAGCGCTGCAAAGGAAATCCCTTCGGCCGGGCACTGCGCCAGGAAGAGAGAACGGCTTGGCTGTTCATCTTGCCTGCGTTGGCAGCGCTTCTGCTCTTTGTCTTCTACCCGATGGTCCAAGCATTCTTCATCAGCTTCCAGAACTACAACATGGTAGGCGGATCCCGTTCTTTTAACGGCATAGATAATTACCGGACGCTGATGAATGACTCTGAGTTTCTGGCAAGTCTTCGGCATTCACTATTCTTCGCGGTCATTGTCATTCCGGTACAGACAGCGATCTCGCTAGGCCTCGCGTTGATGATTCAGCGAGCCGGGCGTTTTACAAGCCTGTTTCGCACGGCTTATTTTATCCCAGTCGTGATCTCGACCTCGGTCGCAGCCACGGTGTTCAAGCTCATCTACAACAAGGACTTCGGCATCCTGAATCAGCTTCTCAAGTCGATGGGACTGCCGCTGACGAACTTTTTATCCAATCCGGATACCGCGATGTACGGCATAATCATTCTCGGCATTTGGAAAGCATCTGGGTTTTTCATGATTATTTTTCTTGCGGGACTGAACAACATCTCTCAAGACTTATATGAGGCGGCTCGGGTTGACGGAGCAAGCCGAGCGCAGCAGTTCTTCCGCATTACGCTGCCGATGCTGAACCGGACGATGGCTTTCGTTGTCATCATGACGACGATCGATGCAATCAAGCTGGGTGGTATCGTCTTCGTCCTCACCAATGGAGGACCGAACGGGTCCACCCAGACAGTCGTGTATTACATCTGGAAAACGGCTTTTCAGCAAATGCAAATGGGCTACGGCACAGCGGCAGCTTTTGCTCTGTTCGCTATCGTGCTGATCATCTCGCTTGCGCAAATGACCTACTTCAATAAGAAAGCTGACTACTAG
- a CDS encoding carbohydrate kinase translates to MGHKIYDAVALGEYLIDFVPEGVSVSGEPLLERNPGGAPVNVLAALAKLGNKTAFIGKVGQDPFGEYLRDVLIRQGIADEGLVLSRDAHTTMAFVHLDERGERSFHFARQPGADALLTEAEVRPELTRGTRLFHFGSISLTSEPSRHATIHAVEAARQAGAIISYDPNWRPSLWETEELGLVWMKSGLEQAHIVKVSDEELALLTGLPDAGTLDIAAGAEELVLRYGLDVLLVTRGAAGTYYRTARYAGEVAANRVVPVDTTGAGDAFMGAFLHCVLGSETKAANWSEEELHRTVAFANAGGALATTRKGAIHSLGTLEEIEELLLGRR, encoded by the coding sequence ATGGGGCACAAAATTTACGATGCGGTGGCACTTGGCGAGTATTTGATCGATTTCGTGCCGGAGGGCGTATCGGTATCCGGGGAGCCTTTGTTGGAACGCAACCCCGGCGGCGCTCCGGTTAATGTACTGGCGGCGCTCGCAAAACTGGGCAACAAGACTGCCTTTATCGGCAAGGTCGGGCAGGATCCGTTCGGCGAGTATTTGCGGGATGTGCTGATCCGGCAAGGAATCGCAGATGAGGGGCTTGTGTTGAGCCGGGACGCACATACGACGATGGCGTTCGTACATTTGGACGAGCGGGGAGAGCGTTCGTTCCACTTCGCCCGTCAGCCGGGAGCGGACGCGCTGCTTACGGAGGCCGAAGTGCGGCCGGAACTTACAAGGGGAACGCGTCTGTTCCACTTCGGCTCCATCTCGCTAACATCGGAGCCTTCGCGCCATGCGACGATTCATGCAGTTGAGGCGGCGCGGCAAGCAGGCGCGATCATCTCCTACGATCCGAACTGGCGTCCATCTCTGTGGGAGACCGAGGAACTCGGGCTTGTATGGATGAAGAGTGGGCTTGAACAGGCTCACATTGTTAAGGTGTCGGATGAGGAACTGGCGCTGCTGACGGGCCTGCCTGACGCCGGCACACTGGATATTGCTGCCGGAGCCGAAGAGCTTGTCCTTCGCTACGGGCTGGACGTACTGCTTGTCACGCGAGGAGCAGCAGGGACGTATTATCGGACGGCGCGCTATGCCGGCGAAGTGGCAGCCAACCGTGTCGTTCCAGTCGATACGACCGGGGCGGGCGACGCTTTCATGGGCGCGTTTCTGCACTGTGTGCTCGGCAGCGAGACGAAGGCGGCGAACTGGAGCGAGGAGGAACTGCACAGAACAGTCGCCTTCGCCAACGCCGGCGGGGCGCTCGCTACGACTCGTAAGGGCGCCATTCATTCGCTCGGGACGCTGGAAGAAATCGAAGAGTTGCTTCTCGGGAGACGTTAA
- a CDS encoding GNAT family N-acetyltransferase: MIVIRKALACDLDFIFSIDFKSEGTTTTNADKTPEEIMEHRHTVSSFIENDDNGIGAFICEDQSYKKKIGLLMYRVRNRDDVPDFSILRRIDRALFPEDGQLMEVYQLWVDKDYRKRGIAYELKLKLEEEARIKGVQLVYSHTEESNIPVIKMNSKLDYEVVWRGPIWDDQIVRIAFIKHLVSS, encoded by the coding sequence ATGATCGTTATAAGAAAGGCCTTGGCTTGTGATTTGGATTTCATATTTAGTATAGATTTTAAAAGTGAAGGAACGACAACAACAAATGCCGATAAGACACCTGAAGAAATAATGGAGCACCGGCATACAGTTTCTTCCTTTATAGAGAATGATGATAATGGAATAGGTGCATTTATTTGTGAAGACCAATCATACAAGAAAAAGATTGGATTATTGATGTATCGAGTAAGAAATCGTGACGATGTTCCTGATTTTAGTATTTTACGGAGGATAGATCGAGCTTTGTTTCCCGAAGATGGTCAGCTTATGGAAGTTTACCAACTATGGGTCGATAAAGATTATCGTAAACGAGGGATCGCCTACGAACTTAAGCTAAAATTAGAAGAGGAAGCACGAATTAAGGGTGTACAATTAGTCTACTCCCATACTGAAGAATCAAATATCCCCGTGATTAAAATGAATAGTAAGTTAGATTACGAAGTGGTATGGCGCGGGCCTATATGGGATGATCAAATAGTACGAATTGCATTTATAAAACACCTCGTATCGAGCTAA
- a CDS encoding GH32 C-terminal domain-containing protein: protein MSGIPKKSMSALATIAIGTVVVLAIGGAIWMSFHSDSIKDSAGKTNKAEDIYATPAPFRFNPIANYYTERYRPQYHLSVETGNMSDPNGMVYYEGEYHQFYQNSGQWGHAVSQDLLHWEHLPVALIRDELGEIWSGSAVVDWNDTSGFFQGKSGLVAIFTHFQSGVQSQSIAYSSDRGRTWTKYEGNPVIPNPGIKDFRDPKVIWHEASKRWIMVVSVDNHVRFYSSPDLRNWTKTGEFGINQGSHAAVWECPDLFELPVDGSGNHKWVLTLSVGNNEATKGSTAQYFIGEFDGKTFHNDNPADKVLWTDYGKDFYAAVSYSDIPEKDGRRIWLGWMSNWRYPFTMPTDPWKGNMSVPRELTLRDIPGEGIRLIQQPVKELDSLRGTVLKLEAQQLATNSNAFGKWRGTSYELDTTFTVSADAAFALKVRTDGTGAEETIIRYNAAAGTLTIDRSKSGAVSFEPGFAESFAAPVKPSADGRLPLRIYVDEDTLEVFAEDGAKVLSAIVFPEPLSNGLSLELERGSVKLDEASFYPMRSVWRDENPDSNVPSRILIGKESVDVAVGAHVTVKSSVLPLSASQQLEWASSDMSVAKVTHAADGNGVDISGISAGQADLIAKTPDGKVTATMSVFVFEP, encoded by the coding sequence ATGAGCGGGATTCCGAAAAAGTCTATGTCGGCCCTAGCCACGATCGCTATCGGCACCGTGGTTGTGCTCGCGATAGGAGGAGCGATCTGGATGTCGTTCCACTCCGATTCAATTAAAGATTCCGCTGGAAAAACCAACAAGGCGGAGGATATCTACGCGACGCCCGCACCTTTCCGATTCAACCCGATCGCGAATTATTACACGGAACGCTATCGCCCGCAGTACCACTTAAGTGTCGAGACCGGCAACATGAGTGATCCAAACGGCATGGTGTATTACGAGGGAGAGTACCATCAGTTTTACCAGAACAGCGGTCAGTGGGGGCATGCGGTCAGTCAGGATCTCTTGCATTGGGAGCATCTTCCGGTCGCCTTGATTCGCGATGAGCTCGGCGAAATATGGTCGGGCAGCGCGGTTGTGGACTGGAACGATACGAGCGGTTTTTTCCAAGGTAAATCCGGGCTGGTTGCAATCTTTACGCATTTCCAGAGCGGCGTGCAGTCGCAGAGCATCGCGTACAGCAGCGACCGCGGGCGCACCTGGACAAAGTATGAGGGTAATCCGGTCATTCCGAATCCCGGAATCAAGGATTTCCGCGATCCGAAGGTTATCTGGCACGAAGCGAGCAAGCGTTGGATCATGGTGGTATCAGTCGACAATCATGTTAGATTCTACTCATCGCCCGATCTCCGAAACTGGACCAAGACAGGTGAATTCGGCATAAATCAAGGTTCGCATGCCGCCGTATGGGAATGTCCAGATCTGTTCGAGCTTCCGGTAGACGGCAGTGGTAATCACAAGTGGGTGTTGACGCTGAGCGTCGGCAACAACGAGGCGACCAAAGGCTCGACAGCGCAATATTTCATCGGAGAGTTCGACGGAAAAACCTTCCATAATGATAATCCCGCCGATAAAGTGTTGTGGACGGATTACGGTAAGGACTTCTATGCGGCGGTCTCGTATTCGGACATCCCGGAGAAGGACGGACGGCGTATCTGGCTCGGCTGGATGTCCAACTGGCGCTACCCGTTTACGATGCCGACCGATCCTTGGAAAGGCAACATGTCCGTTCCCCGCGAGCTTACACTTCGCGATATTCCTGGTGAAGGGATCCGTCTCATTCAACAACCAGTCAAGGAACTCGATTCGCTGCGCGGCACCGTACTTAAGCTCGAAGCGCAGCAGCTCGCGACCAACTCGAACGCGTTCGGGAAGTGGCGCGGAACCTCTTATGAGCTGGATACGACTTTCACCGTTTCGGCTGATGCTGCGTTTGCACTCAAGGTAAGGACTGATGGTACGGGGGCGGAGGAAACCATCATCCGCTACAATGCCGCAGCAGGAACACTTACAATCGACCGTTCGAAATCTGGCGCTGTTTCGTTCGAGCCGGGCTTCGCGGAGAGCTTTGCGGCTCCGGTGAAGCCGTCTGCAGACGGAAGGTTACCTCTTCGGATCTATGTAGACGAAGACACGCTCGAAGTGTTTGCTGAAGACGGAGCGAAGGTGCTATCCGCCATCGTGTTCCCCGAGCCGTTAAGCAATGGCTTGTCGCTAGAACTTGAGCGGGGTAGCGTCAAGCTAGATGAAGCCTCATTCTACCCGATGCGCTCGGTGTGGCGTGACGAGAATCCTGATTCCAACGTACCGAGCCGCATCCTCATCGGCAAGGAAAGTGTGGACGTGGCGGTTGGCGCCCATGTAACCGTGAAGTCGTCCGTGCTGCCGCTGTCCGCCTCCCAACAGCTCGAATGGGCGTCCAGCGACATGTCAGTCGCTAAAGTGACACATGCAGCGGACGGCAACGGTGTTGACATCTCCGGCATAAGTGCAGGACAAGCCGACTTGATCGCGAAAACGCCTGACGGCAAAGTGACGGCGACGATGAGCGTGTTTGTCTTCGAGCCGTAA
- a CDS encoding sensor histidine kinase has protein sequence MLYSLRSRLMVAFSILLIFPFVSLVYILTSASANLIKNSLEISASQTIEQYASHVTTLMKQLEDIGNQVLGSSITQTWLADLRNSEDLEREELLAKRRVRDFLSSYAVNNSNGISISLFTIAKGGLWKQDRTYEQQPWFLDYKEQNVKWTGSHLDEDQPDENMRNRNVNGYLLPLVELQTLTSVGIVKVNYPTSVLRDPLERIHFGETGRVFLLDIDGRSVLGQQFTGVAGILQEGISKLAKVRQTNQAGKRERESGVLAVRNQGKPYLVFYEELPDQNWTIMGVVPERELYAKLNRIKETMLLVSGILLVIVLVVAFGLSKSVTNPLTRMARSMKLVKRGEFDEAIKQMPNTQRGHSEIGYVTGAFGQMTHRLKYLIETEYETNLRRKNAEYKALLLQINPHFYNNTLEIISGLAAMKRNDLVMDATESLGQMMRYSLDLSSDQVWVPEELDYIRDYLFILKLRYDDRLQVRIEEAPGARELKMPKFILQPLVENAVKYSLENGEIAIVELGAEARDGWLYLTISDNGIGMNGELAADLQRGLSGADTTAILHTEGNSIGLRNVLARCRVQYGDAFEVHIASSPDFGTTITMRLPARRN, from the coding sequence ATGCTCTACTCGCTTCGAAGCCGACTTATGGTTGCTTTCTCCATCCTGCTTATTTTCCCGTTCGTTTCGTTGGTCTATATTCTGACTTCCGCGTCGGCGAACCTTATTAAGAATTCCCTTGAAATATCCGCTTCGCAGACGATCGAGCAGTATGCTTCCCACGTAACGACCTTGATGAAGCAGTTGGAGGATATCGGCAACCAGGTTCTCGGAAGCTCGATTACCCAGACTTGGCTGGCCGATCTGCGCAATAGCGAAGACCTGGAGAGAGAAGAACTGCTGGCGAAGCGCAGGGTACGGGATTTTCTGTCCTCCTATGCGGTGAATAATTCCAACGGAATCTCGATCAGTCTTTTTACTATAGCGAAGGGCGGATTGTGGAAGCAGGATCGCACATATGAACAGCAACCTTGGTTTCTGGATTACAAGGAGCAGAATGTGAAATGGACCGGGTCTCACCTGGACGAGGACCAGCCGGATGAGAACATGAGGAACCGCAATGTGAACGGCTACCTGCTGCCTCTTGTTGAGCTTCAGACGTTGACCAGCGTTGGCATCGTTAAGGTCAACTATCCGACGAGCGTTCTGCGGGATCCACTTGAACGGATTCATTTCGGCGAGACGGGCCGCGTCTTCCTGCTGGACATCGATGGGCGGAGCGTGCTAGGCCAGCAGTTTACAGGAGTAGCGGGCATCTTGCAGGAAGGGATAAGCAAGCTTGCCAAAGTCCGGCAGACCAATCAGGCGGGGAAGCGAGAGAGGGAGAGCGGCGTGTTAGCCGTACGAAATCAGGGCAAGCCTTACCTGGTCTTCTACGAGGAGCTGCCAGATCAGAACTGGACGATCATGGGCGTCGTGCCGGAACGGGAATTGTATGCGAAGCTGAACCGCATTAAGGAGACGATGCTGCTCGTAAGCGGAATTCTGCTGGTGATCGTGCTTGTCGTGGCATTCGGCCTGTCCAAAAGCGTCACGAATCCCCTTACGCGAATGGCCCGATCCATGAAGCTTGTGAAGCGAGGCGAGTTCGACGAAGCGATTAAACAGATGCCCAACACCCAGCGGGGGCACAGTGAGATCGGTTATGTGACCGGCGCTTTCGGACAGATGACGCACCGGCTGAAGTACCTGATCGAAACGGAATACGAGACGAACCTGAGGCGTAAAAACGCCGAATACAAAGCGTTGCTGCTGCAGATCAACCCGCATTTTTACAACAATACGCTCGAAATTATTAGTGGTCTGGCCGCTATGAAGCGCAATGACCTCGTTATGGATGCAACCGAGTCGTTGGGACAGATGATGCGGTATTCGCTGGATTTGAGCTCTGATCAGGTGTGGGTGCCGGAAGAACTCGATTATATCCGGGATTATTTGTTCATCCTAAAGCTAAGGTATGACGATCGACTACAGGTACGGATCGAAGAGGCGCCGGGGGCCCGTGAACTTAAGATGCCTAAGTTTATTCTGCAGCCCTTGGTTGAGAATGCGGTTAAATACAGTTTGGAAAACGGGGAAATAGCGATTGTTGAACTAGGTGCCGAGGCCCGCGACGGTTGGCTGTACTTGACCATCTCCGACAACGGAATCGGCATGAATGGGGAACTGGCAGCCGATTTGCAGAGGGGGCTGTCTGGGGCGGATACGACGGCGATCCTCCACACGGAGGGGAACAGCATCGGACTCCGAAACGTGCTGGCGCGCTGCAGGGTGCAATACGGCGATGCCTTTGAAGTCCACATTGCTTCATCACCGGATTTCGGCACAACGATAACGATGCGGTTGCCCGCAAGAAGGAATTGA
- a CDS encoding helix-turn-helix domain-containing protein — MYRVMLVDDEAGVRNSIRAKIDWESAGFVIAYEASDGEEALRMLAEAVVRPDIIISDIRMPKMDGITFIRACKEAYPELRVIVLSGYSDFDYMKSAIQLGVKDYLLKPVVRAELSSLLGKLAGELKEERLLEGERQREKVQRNQQLRQMQEHFLLQLVKEEGVGESAVRDRLHHLQLAKLDGEALSLRFATLEMRLPPGRLRSWEGRRDLLQLAFRMLCRETADKREEVYPFYDVGHPSMMFFLLVDTGSKESGDAAAEQFVRELRRNAAMYLRLESVGGIGEPVSGWREAKNGYASCMLAWSRETIDGSATASTQQGVLDWAQSFTAETERRLIQAIETLNRQAFSAQLLELFPSNRDMPMFAFTFLALRVILTFGSLAKKFELGDTSLQQVLWNCQASIATYRSREEVIAQIERIADLVMDAVRSSRTSSGQLQAEAVRKYVDENYPYELTLSQLASMFHMNETYLSGLFKQNAGVTFSDYLTRLRMTRAAELLSGTDLKLTDIAMLVGYSSSSYFSTSFKKYYGCSPKEYREKRQTTNES; from the coding sequence ATGTACCGTGTAATGCTCGTAGACGATGAAGCCGGTGTTCGCAATAGCATCCGGGCGAAGATTGATTGGGAGAGTGCCGGATTCGTCATCGCTTACGAAGCGTCCGATGGAGAGGAAGCACTCCGTATGCTTGCCGAGGCGGTGGTTCGTCCGGATATCATCATCTCGGACATTAGAATGCCGAAAATGGACGGGATCACCTTCATCCGAGCTTGCAAGGAGGCCTATCCGGAACTGCGTGTTATCGTCTTGTCCGGCTATTCGGACTTCGATTATATGAAGTCGGCCATTCAGCTCGGTGTCAAGGATTACCTGCTGAAGCCTGTAGTGCGGGCGGAGCTCTCATCGCTGCTCGGGAAGCTGGCGGGCGAGTTGAAGGAGGAACGACTGCTGGAAGGTGAGCGCCAGCGGGAGAAGGTTCAGCGTAACCAGCAGCTGCGGCAAATGCAGGAGCATTTCCTCCTTCAATTGGTGAAAGAGGAAGGCGTAGGCGAGTCTGCGGTGAGAGATCGACTGCACCATTTGCAGCTCGCCAAGCTCGACGGCGAAGCGCTAAGCCTACGCTTTGCGACACTAGAGATGCGCTTGCCGCCGGGACGGCTGCGAAGCTGGGAGGGACGCCGCGATCTGCTGCAGCTGGCATTCCGCATGCTCTGCCGGGAGACGGCCGATAAGCGTGAGGAAGTGTACCCATTCTATGACGTGGGGCACCCGTCGATGATGTTTTTCCTGCTGGTGGACACGGGAAGTAAGGAGTCTGGGGACGCAGCCGCGGAGCAGTTCGTTCGCGAGCTGAGGCGCAATGCGGCGATGTACCTGCGGCTTGAGAGCGTCGGCGGCATAGGCGAGCCCGTGTCGGGGTGGCGCGAAGCGAAAAACGGCTATGCCAGCTGTATGCTGGCCTGGAGCCGCGAGACGATCGATGGATCGGCCACCGCATCGACCCAGCAGGGAGTACTGGATTGGGCGCAGTCATTCACGGCTGAGACGGAGCGAAGGCTGATTCAGGCGATCGAGACATTGAATCGGCAAGCTTTTTCCGCTCAATTACTCGAGCTGTTCCCGTCGAATCGAGACATGCCGATGTTCGCCTTCACCTTCCTGGCACTGCGGGTCATTCTAACCTTCGGTTCACTTGCGAAAAAGTTTGAACTGGGCGATACCTCGCTTCAACAGGTGCTATGGAATTGCCAAGCTTCGATTGCGACCTATCGGAGTCGGGAAGAGGTAATTGCGCAAATTGAACGGATCGCCGATTTGGTCATGGATGCGGTGCGAAGCAGCCGAACCTCTAGCGGCCAGCTGCAGGCGGAGGCGGTCCGCAAGTATGTGGATGAGAATTATCCTTACGAGTTGACGTTGTCTCAGTTGGCCAGTATGTTTCACATGAACGAGACTTACCTGTCGGGCTTGTTCAAGCAGAACGCTGGCGTTACTTTCAGTGACTATTTGACGCGGCTCCGGATGACGCGCGCCGCCGAGCTGCTGAGCGGGACAGATCTGAAGTTGACGGATATCGCGATGCTGGTTGGCTACTCCAGCTCCAGCTATTTCAGCACCTCTTTTAAAAAGTATTACGGCTGCAGCCCAAAGGAATACCGGGAGAAGCGGCAGACAACGAATGAGAGCTAA
- a CDS encoding carbohydrate ABC transporter permease: MRQMGFALKYIMMTLIAIVCIIPIVWMVAGSLRPYEELFQYSSSLNWHMFVPVKFTWENYKNVIFSDTNPFLRYIWNTVIVAGSVTVIVLVVSALAAFAFAKLRFRGKSIVFALFMSAMVIPGEVTLVPNYLLMNNFGWVNSYASLIVPSSLSVFGIFLLRQFFADIPNEIMEAAKIDGASVMRVFIRIVVPAAVPALITLGLMTFLGNWDSYLWPLIVINDEKKQMLQVAIASFSSLAGTDWSKILAASTIATAPILILFLFLQRYYIQGITMSGVKG, translated from the coding sequence ATGCGGCAAATGGGGTTTGCGCTTAAATACATCATGATGACGCTCATCGCCATCGTCTGCATCATTCCGATCGTATGGATGGTCGCTGGATCTCTGCGTCCTTATGAGGAACTGTTCCAATATTCATCGAGCTTGAATTGGCATATGTTCGTGCCAGTCAAGTTCACCTGGGAGAACTACAAAAACGTTATTTTCAGCGATACGAATCCATTCCTACGCTACATTTGGAACACAGTGATCGTCGCTGGATCCGTAACCGTCATCGTGCTCGTCGTAAGCGCCTTGGCCGCCTTCGCTTTCGCGAAGCTGCGATTCCGTGGCAAGTCGATCGTCTTCGCCTTGTTCATGTCGGCGATGGTTATTCCGGGTGAAGTAACGCTCGTGCCAAACTACTTGCTGATGAACAATTTCGGGTGGGTCAACTCGTACGCTAGTCTCATTGTGCCTTCCTCGCTGTCGGTGTTCGGCATCTTCCTGCTGCGGCAGTTTTTCGCGGACATTCCGAATGAGATTATGGAAGCGGCGAAGATTGACGGTGCTTCGGTTATGCGTGTGTTCATTAGAATCGTCGTTCCGGCGGCCGTTCCGGCGCTAATAACACTCGGCCTTATGACGTTTCTCGGCAACTGGGACTCGTATCTCTGGCCTCTTATCGTCATCAACGACGAAAAGAAGCAGATGCTTCAAGTCGCGATTGCGTCGTTCTCTTCGCTAGCCGGTACCGATTGGTCCAAAATTTTGGCGGCTAGCACGATAGCAACGGCTCCAATTCTGATTCTGTTCTTGTTTCTGCAGCGCTACTACATTCAGGGCATCACGATGTCGGGGGTCAAAGGGTAA